AGAGTTTGCTGGGCCTGGGCTCGCAGCGTCCGGTGGCGCTGCTCAACAGCGAGCCATTGCGCGACCTGTTGACCGAGCGCCTGGACCTCTCCGGCATCGAGCAGGCGGTCGAAGGCGGTCACCTGCGAGCCGTCGCGGTGACTGCCTTTGGCTACGAGTCGGGACAGGCAGTGACCTTTTATCAGGGGCGCGGCACCATCGACTCCTGGCTGCGCCATCGGCGCATCGGCCTGCCGACGCGGTTGACCGTCGACCACCTGCTGGCCAGCTCGGCCATTCCGCTGCTGTTTGCGCCGGTGAGGGTCGAGCAGGAGTATTTCGGCGACGGTGCGGTGCGTCAGTCGGCGCCGATCAGTCCAGCCCTGCACCTGGGCGCCAACCGCGTGCTGGTCATCGGTGTCAGCGGCAATCCGCGGGGCGTGCAGGCCAACCAGGGGCCGCGAATCACCAGCGGCCACCAGCCGACCCTGGCGCAGATCAGCGGCCATATGCTCAACAGCACGTTCATCGACAGCCTGGAAAGCGACATCGAGCTGCTCGAGCGTCTCAACGGCCTCAGCGCCTTGCTGCCCGACGAGCAAATGCGTCGCCAGCCGGGCATGGCGCCGGTAGAGGTGCTGGTGATTTCGCCCAGCCGTCCGCTGGACGAAATCGCCGCACGGCACCGCCACGAACTGCCGCCAGCGCTGCGCACCTTCCTGCGCGGGCCGGGGGCGACCAAGACCAGTGGCGCCAGCGTGTTGAGCTACCTGCTGTTCGAAGCGGGATACTGCAGCGAGCTGATCGAGCTGGGACGGCATGATGCCAAGATGCAGAGCGAAGAACTGAAGCGTTTCCTGCGCATCGCCTAGCGGCACTACCGGCTGAAGCCTGTTTCCGCTCGTCCCTGGTAGGAGCCAACTGTCTTTCACCGAAGATCGACCAACGGTCAAATTGCACCCTCTCGCCATGGTGCACCATCTCGCACCATGGCGTTTAACCTCACCAGCAGGACTCGCATGCACGCCGTCAGCGCCACCTTCGCGCACTTACCTCGGGCGCGAAGTTGAGCGTATCGGTTCTTGAAGTCCTCGTTGTAACGGACCATCACCAAGGTACTCATGTACATCGCACGGCGTAGCTTCGCGCGTCCGCCGTAAATGTGCCGGTTACCGCGCTTAGTCCCACTGTCGTTGTTGTAAGGCGCCACTCCTGCCAAGGCCGCCACCTGTCCACGACTCAGATCCCCCAGCTCGGGCAGATAGCAAAACAGGCTGGAGATCGACACCGCGCCGATGCCTTTGATCGCTTGCAGGCGGTCCACCAAGGCCCCATCGACCTGTCGAGTCTGTGCAGCAATGCGTCGGTCTGCTGCCTTGATCATCTCTTGGATTTTGGCATTGAGCTCCCGATAGGCCTGCTGCACTTCAGGTTCTTGCGCTTGTTGAATACGGCGACGGTTGTCATCACGCTGCTGAACGAAGGCGTCACGCTGGTTCACCAGTTCGGTCAACTTATCGCGCGCTTCATCGGCCACCACAAACTCTTTCTTTCGCAAGGCATGGGCGAACATGGCCAGCATCTGCGCATCGATCGAGTCGGTTTTGGCTTGCTTGCCCATGGCCAGAGCGAACTGGCGAGCACGCAGCGGATTGATACGCATGACCTTGAATCTGGCCTTGGCCAGGAGTTTGACCGATAACCTTTCATAGCCGCCTGTGGCCTCAACCAGTACCTGCTCGACCCGGTTATCACTCAACCATTGGATAAGCTGGTGGATTCCTTCAGAGGTGTTGGTGGTGCAGAAGCTATTGCTCTGGGGATACAGCGCAATCTGCAGGGTATCTTTGGCGACATCGATTCCGGCGTAGGCGGTCATAAGAAAAACCTCTAGGCTTAAGGGCGAGAGGTCACTCTGAACGGGCTCACGCTTGTTGTTCGAGGTCGGACTCAGTCAACTGTTCGAGCTTGGGGTCAGAGTGAAAAGAGTGGATGGCAGTTGGGCTCCTACACGTGCTCCAGGGCACTGCGGCTTAACAGTTGCCATCCACCCCTCTCACCTCTGACTTTACCCTGTCGAAAGACACAAGCGGCTTCAGCCGCGAAGCCACCGCATTTTCACAGCAAATGCAGTGAATTTACCGGCGCTTTCGCGGCTAAAGCCGCTCCTACCGGGCCACATGACGACCAACTGAACTGTATTGCGGCTCAAGCCGGTCCCTCCGGGTAGGCGCGGCTTCAGCCGCGCAGTGCCTCAGGCGGTCAGGCGATCGTTGCGAAAGTCCTGCAGGGCCTGTTCGATTTCCTCGCGGCTGTTCATCACGAACGGGCCGTACTGCACGATCGGCTCGCCCAGCGGTTTGCCGGCGATCACCAGCACCCGCGCACCCTCGGCGCTGTCGATGCGCAGCTCGCCTGCTTCACCCAGGCGCACCAGGCGGCTGGACGCCACGGTCTGCGCGCAGCCGGCGACCGCGATGCTGCCTTCGTAGACATACAGCAGCACCCGATGCCCCTGGGGCAGTTTCGGGCTGATGCCGGTGCCGGCCGGCAGGTGCAGGTCGAAGTAGTGCGGTTCGGTGTCGGGCCGTTGCACGGCGCCGTCCTGCTGGACCTGGCCGTCGTCGAAGTGCCCGGCGATGGTCACCACCTCGATGCCGTCCGGTGTGGTCAGACGAGGAATGTTCTCGGGCTGAATGTCGCGGTAGCTGGCATCCATCAGCTTGTTCTTACCCGGCAGGTTCAGCCACAGCTGGAAGCCGCGCATCACGCCTTCTTCCTGTTCCGGCATTTCGCTGTGGATGATGCCCCGCGCTGCGGTCATCCACTGCACGCCGCCGCCCTGCAGCAGGCCGACGTTACCCATGTGGTCTTCATGGCGCATGCGTCCTTCGAGCATATAGGTCACGGTTTCGAAGCCGCGATGCGGGTGGGGTGGAAAGCCGGCGATGTAGTCGTCGGGACGGTCGGAGCCGAACTCGTCGAGCATCAGGAAAGGATCGAACTGCTCGACGCCCGGCCCGCCGAATACGCGGGTCAGCTTGACGCCAGCACCATCGGAGGCGGGCTGGCCGACATGGATCGAATGGACTTTGCGGTACGCGCTCATGGGCGGCTCCTCGAATATCAGATGGCGCCATGATAAATGCTTTAAATCGATCAATGGTCCCGAATTACCCATGCAAAGAATCGACTGATTCGATGATTTGGATGGCTTACGACCATGAGAATGCAGGAGTACGAAGAGAAAGGACGTTTCCCACCGCGCTGGCTGCGGTGGCTGGCAGTCAGCTCGGAACAGGACTTTATAGTGGCGTGCTTCTGAAATTGACGGGGTCTACCCGCCGGGAGCGTTGATGAAGGTCCTGCTGCATATCTACAAGAACACTTTGAACTTCGAGGGGCGCGCCAGTCGCCGAGAGGCGGTGTATTACCTTATCCATATGCTGCTGATCGTTGGCGTGCTGGTGTGGATGGACTTCCATTTCAATCTTATTGATCCCGACTGGGGGATTGGCCCCTGTACAGGCATCTTCTCGATGCTGATCTTCCTGACCAATCTGAGTTTCACCATACGCCGCTTGCATGAC
The Pseudomonas sp. DTU_2021_1001937_2_SI_NGA_ILE_001 DNA segment above includes these coding regions:
- a CDS encoding DUF805 domain-containing protein is translated as MKVLLHIYKNTLNFEGRASRREAVYYLIHMLLIVGVLVWMDFHFNLIDPDWGIGPCTGIFSMLIFLTNLSFTIRRLHDTDLSGWWFLINYVPLVGPFISLWLMLQAGTPGDNRFGPPPARI
- a CDS encoding IS110 family transposase, with the protein product MTAYAGIDVAKDTLQIALYPQSNSFCTTNTSEGIHQLIQWLSDNRVEQVLVEATGGYERLSVKLLAKARFKVMRINPLRARQFALAMGKQAKTDSIDAQMLAMFAHALRKKEFVVADEARDKLTELVNQRDAFVQQRDDNRRRIQQAQEPEVQQAYRELNAKIQEMIKAADRRIAAQTRQVDGALVDRLQAIKGIGAVSISSLFCYLPELGDLSRGQVAALAGVAPYNNDSGTKRGNRHIYGGRAKLRRAMYMSTLVMVRYNEDFKNRYAQLRARGKCAKVALTACMRVLLVRLNAMVRDGAPWREGAI
- a CDS encoding patatin-like phospholipase family protein; translated protein: MLEPAVVTPPDDQAVTGLILSGGGARAAYQVGVLAGIAELLPYGAANPFPVIVGTSAGAINAVKLASEAMRFRVAVHQLTLFWQNFRSHQVLRSDWPGVIRQASRFVGKSLLGLGSQRPVALLNSEPLRDLLTERLDLSGIEQAVEGGHLRAVAVTAFGYESGQAVTFYQGRGTIDSWLRHRRIGLPTRLTVDHLLASSAIPLLFAPVRVEQEYFGDGAVRQSAPISPALHLGANRVLVIGVSGNPRGVQANQGPRITSGHQPTLAQISGHMLNSTFIDSLESDIELLERLNGLSALLPDEQMRRQPGMAPVEVLVISPSRPLDEIAARHRHELPPALRTFLRGPGATKTSGASVLSYLLFEAGYCSELIELGRHDAKMQSEELKRFLRIA
- a CDS encoding pirin family protein, producing the protein MSAYRKVHSIHVGQPASDGAGVKLTRVFGGPGVEQFDPFLMLDEFGSDRPDDYIAGFPPHPHRGFETVTYMLEGRMRHEDHMGNVGLLQGGGVQWMTAARGIIHSEMPEQEEGVMRGFQLWLNLPGKNKLMDASYRDIQPENIPRLTTPDGIEVVTIAGHFDDGQVQQDGAVQRPDTEPHYFDLHLPAGTGISPKLPQGHRVLLYVYEGSIAVAGCAQTVASSRLVRLGEAGELRIDSAEGARVLVIAGKPLGEPIVQYGPFVMNSREEIEQALQDFRNDRLTA